The sequence CACCGTGGCCTACGGGGTGCCGCTCGTCTCGGGCAAGGACTCGATGAAGAACGACTACCACGTCGGGGGGACGAAGATCTCCATCCCGCCCACGTTGCTGTTCAGCGTGATCGGCAAGGTCGACGACGTGCGCCGGTGCACCACCATGGACGCAAAGCGCCCCGGCGACGCGGTGTACGTGCTGGGCACCACCCGACCCGAGCTGGGGGCTTCCGAGTATTGGGCCGCCCGGGGCTTCATCGGCAACCAGGTGCCCCAGGTGCGGGTCGACGAGAGCCTGCTCCTCTACCGGGCACTGGAAGAGGCGCACCGCCGCGGCCTGGTGGCCTCGTGCCACGACTGCTCCGACGGCGGGCTCGCGGTGGCGCTGGCCGAGACCGCCTTTGCCGGGGGGTTCGGCATCGCCGCAAACCTGGCCCGCGCCCCCGCCGAAGGGCTGACCCGGAACGACGAGCTCCTCTTCTCCGAGTCCCAGAGCCGCTTTGTGGTGACCGTGCGCCCGGCCCACACCCCAGCCTTCGAGGCCCTCTTTGACGGAAGAGCGGCGGCGAGGGTGGGCCAGGTGACCGCCGAGCCCGTCCTCGTGCTCGCGGGGCTGGGCGGCGGCGAGGTGGTGCGCGCGCCCCTGGCGGCCCTGAAGAAGGCATGGCAGGAACCGCTGGCTGGGATTTGAGAGGGCCGACCCGTCCGACGGGTTCTCTGCGAAAGGAACTGCGATGAAGGCCGTCAAGGCCCTGGTGCTTACCGGAAACGGGGTCAACTGCGAACGGGAGATGGCTCATGCGTGCCGGCTCGCGGGGGCCGAGGCCCACGTCGTCCATCTGGCCGAGGTCTTCTCGGGCCGGGTTCACCTGGCGGACTACCACTTCCTCAACTTCCCGGGGGGCTTTTCCGACGGGGACGACCTGGGCTCGGCCAAGGCCGGGGCCGTGCGCCTCAAGTACGGGAAGATCCAGGACGACGGGCGCCGACGGTTCCTGGAGGACCTCCTGCGCTTCGTCGCCGGCGGCAAGCTCGTCCTGGGCGTATGCAACGGCTTCCAGCTCCTGGTGAAGCTGGGCCTGCTGCCGGGGCTCGACGGCCGGTACGCCGAGCAGACGGCGAGCCTCACCCACAACGATTCGGGCCGCTTCGAGGACCGCTGGGTTCACCTGGCGGTCGACCCGGCGAGCCCCTGCGTCTTCACCCGGGGGCTCGACCGCCTCTACTACCCGGTGCGCCACGGGGAGGGGAAGTTCGTGCCCGCAGAACACGACGTGCTCCGGCGCGTCGGCGCCCAGGCCCTCGTACCTCTGCGCTACGCCGGCTCCGACGGCCAGCCCACCCAGCGCTACCCCGAGAACCCCAACGGGAGCGTAGGGGCGGTAGCAGGGCTGTGCGACCCCACGGGGCGCATCTTCGGGCTCATGCCCCACCCCGAGGCCTTCCTCCACCGCACCAACCACCCGCGCTGGACCCGGGAAGAGCTGCCCGAGGAAGGACAGGGACTGGCCCTCTTTCGCAACGCGGTGGAGCTCATCCGCAGGGAGCTCCTGTAGCCGGAGGCAGACCGCGTGGGCGTCGGCCGCCCGCGCCACGGAAGCAGGTGGTGGGGATTACAGGCCACCTGGATGCACCGTCCAAATCGAAATCGATCTCGAAATCGATCTCGACTTCGATTGCGATTCCGATTCGGTAAGGGGGTAGGGGCTGACATGCCTCGGCGGCCGGAGGCGCAGCCGCGCCAGACGTTTCTCTTTGGGGCGCGGGTATCCCCGTGTCCTCGGGTCACTGGACAACCATCGGGAGCGCGCATGTTCGACAGGTGGCACGACGAGTGCGGGGTCTTCGGGATCTACAACCACGCGGAGGCCTCCAACCTCGCGTATCTGGGGCTCCACGCCCTCCAGCACCGGGGGCAGGAAAGCGCCGGCATCGTCACCTCCGACGAGGTCACGATGCGCATGCACATCGGCATGGGGCTCGTGCAGGAGATCTTCGACGAGGAGATCCTCGCCCGGCTCCCCGGCAGCCACGCCATCGGCCACGTGCGCTACTCCACCACCGGGGCCAGCGTGGCCAAGAACGCCCAGCCCTTCTACGCCGACACCGTCCACGGGCCCATCGCCATCGCCCACAACGGCAACTTGGTCAACGCCCCGGCGCTGCGTCGGAGCTTGGAGGGGCGAGGCAGCATCTTCCACACCACCAACGACACCGAGGTCATCGCCCACCTCTACGCCCGGAGCCAGAAAGAGAAGCTCCTGGACCGGCTCGTGGACGCCCTGCGCCAGGTCCAGGGGGCCTACAGCCTGGTGGTCCTGGTGGAAAAGCGCCTCATCGCCGTGCGCGACCCCTTCGGCTTCCGGCCCCTGGTGCTCGGCAAGGTGAAGGACTCCTTCGTGGTGGTCTCCGAGACCTGTGCCCTGGACCTCATCGAAGGGGAATACATCCGGGAGGTGGAGCCCGGAGAGATCCTCATGATCAGCGCCGAGAAGGGCCTCCAGAGCTTTCGGCCCTTTGCCCCGGCCCCCCACCGCCAGTGCATCTTCGAACACATCTACTTCGCGCGCCCCGACTCGGTGATCTTCGGCCGGCCCGTCTACCAGGTGCGCCAGGCCTTCGGCCGGGAGCTCGCCCGGGAGCACCCGGTCGAGGCCGACGTGGTCGTGCCCGTGCCGGACTCGGGCATGGTCGCGGCCCTCGGCTACGCGGAGGAGTCCGGCATCCCCTTTGCCCTCGGGCTCATCCGCAACCACTACGTGGGGCGAACCTTCATCGAGCCCGAGCAGTCGATCCGGCACTTCGGGGTCAAGCTCAAGCTCAACGCCGTGCGCCACGTCTTGCAGGGAAAGCGGGTGGTGGTGCTCGACGACTCCATCGTGCGCGGCACCACGAGCCGCAAGATCGTGAAGATGATCCGGGAGGCCGGCGCCCGCGAGGTGCACATGCGCGTGTCCTCTCCCCCCACGTGCTATCCGTGCTACTTCGGCATCGACACCCCCACACGCAAGGAACTGGTGGGGTCGAGCCACTCCGTGGCGGAGATCGCCCGCTACCTCACGGCGGACACCCTGGGATACTTGAGCCGCGAGGGCCTGCAGCGGGCAACAGACTACGGGCCGTATGTCTACTGCGACGCCTGCTTTACCGGCAACTACCCCATCCACCCCGACCGCCCCGAGGGGACGCAGCTGGGGTTGTTCTAAGGAGAACGCCGTGGAACCATCACTCGACCAACTGAAGGAAGAGCTCC comes from Thermodesulfobacteriota bacterium and encodes:
- a CDS encoding phosphoribosylformylglycinamidine synthase subunit PurQ — protein: MKAVKALVLTGNGVNCEREMAHACRLAGAEAHVVHLAEVFSGRVHLADYHFLNFPGGFSDGDDLGSAKAGAVRLKYGKIQDDGRRRFLEDLLRFVAGGKLVLGVCNGFQLLVKLGLLPGLDGRYAEQTASLTHNDSGRFEDRWVHLAVDPASPCVFTRGLDRLYYPVRHGEGKFVPAEHDVLRRVGAQALVPLRYAGSDGQPTQRYPENPNGSVGAVAGLCDPTGRIFGLMPHPEAFLHRTNHPRWTREELPEEGQGLALFRNAVELIRRELL
- the purF gene encoding amidophosphoribosyltransferase, coding for MFDRWHDECGVFGIYNHAEASNLAYLGLHALQHRGQESAGIVTSDEVTMRMHIGMGLVQEIFDEEILARLPGSHAIGHVRYSTTGASVAKNAQPFYADTVHGPIAIAHNGNLVNAPALRRSLEGRGSIFHTTNDTEVIAHLYARSQKEKLLDRLVDALRQVQGAYSLVVLVEKRLIAVRDPFGFRPLVLGKVKDSFVVVSETCALDLIEGEYIREVEPGEILMISAEKGLQSFRPFAPAPHRQCIFEHIYFARPDSVIFGRPVYQVRQAFGRELAREHPVEADVVVPVPDSGMVAALGYAEESGIPFALGLIRNHYVGRTFIEPEQSIRHFGVKLKLNAVRHVLQGKRVVVLDDSIVRGTTSRKIVKMIREAGAREVHMRVSSPPTCYPCYFGIDTPTRKELVGSSHSVAEIARYLTADTLGYLSREGLQRATDYGPYVYCDACFTGNYPIHPDRPEGTQLGLF